The following DNA comes from Limnobacter sp. SAORIC-580.
CAAACCACCGATTAAGAAGAAAGCCGGCCCCAAGCCGGCTTTCTTCTTGCCCATAAAAAAAGCCCCATCTCTATGGGGCTTTTTTATTTACAGCAGAAGCAGGCTTGTTACATGTGGTCGATCATGACTTGACCGAAACCTGAACAGCTTACCTGTGTGGCACCGTCCATCAAGCGCGCAAAATCATAAGTTACTTTCTTGGACGTGATGGATTTTTCCATGGAAGTAATAATGAGATCAGCCGCCTCAACCCAACCCATGTGACGCAGCATCATTTCTGCAGACAAAATTTGCGAACCCGGGTTCACATAGTCTTTGCCTGCATACTTGGGCGCTGTGCCGTGGGTGGCTTCAAACATGGCAATTGAATCGGACAAATTCGCACCGGGGGCAATGCCAATACCACCGACCTGGGCGGCCAGGGCATCAGAAATATAATCGCCATTCAAGTTCATGGTGGCGATCACGCTGTATTCAGCTGGGCGCAGCAGAATTTGCTGCAAGAAGGCATCGGCGATCACATCTTTGATCACGATGTCACCATGCGCAGCCTTGATTTTCATCCAGGGGCCGCCGTCCAGCAGTTCGGCGCCGAATTCGTTCTTGGCCAAAGCGTAAGACCAAGCCGCAAAAGCGCCTTCGGTGTACTTCATGATGTTGCCCTTGTGCACAATCGTCACCGAAGGCTTTTTATTGTCGATGGCGTACTGAACGGCCTTGCGGAACAGGCGCTCTGTGCCTTCTTTAGAAATTGGCTTGATTCCAATGCCTGAAGTTTCGGGGAAACGAATCTTGCTCACACCCATTTCTTCACGCAGAAACTTGATCAGCTTTTTGGCTTTGTCGGTTTCCGCCTCGTATTCAATACCGGCATAAATGTCTTCCGAGTTCTCGCGGAAAATCACCATGTCGGTTTTGTGGGGCTCTTTTACCGGGCTGGGCACGCCGGCAAAGTAGCGCACTGGGCGAAGGCACACATACAAATCAAGCTGCTGACGCAAAGCCACGTTAATGGAACGAATACCGCCACCTACGGGTGTGGTCAATGGGCCTTTGACAGACACCACATATTCTTTCAACACTTCCAGGGTTTCTTCTGGCAGCCACACATCGGGGCCGTACACCTTGGTGGACTTTTCGCCCGCGTAAATTTCCATCCAGCTGATTTTGCGCTTGCCACCGTATGCTTTGGCCACAGCAGCGTCGACCACGTCGATCATCACTGGTGTAATGTCAAAACCAGTGCCATCGCCTTCGATGTATGGAATGATGGGTTGATCGGGTACGTTCAACGAGTAATCACTATTGACCGTGATTTTTTCGCCGACTGATGGGACTTTAATGTGTTGGTACATGGTCTCTCCGCTGCTTCTCTGGTGTGTTAGAGGGAACACTCTAGTGTATCCCTTCACTACGAAAATCACAATTATTTCGCAATATGAAATTGCATTCCTTATTGCGCCAAGCCGTATAATACCGCCATCTTCTTTCAGATCTCTGACAGGAACCAGATTTCATGCACTTTGATCACATCAACAAATACTGCACTACTTTCAGGCTGACTTTGGTGACAGCTGCGCTGGGCTTGGCTGCCTGCATAAGCAATGCTGCAGGGCCGGCGCAATCCCAATTGCCAACACTTCAAATACGCGTGGGCCAACATGATGTGAAAGCAGAGTTGGCCAACACCGATCTAAGCCGTCAAATCGGGCTAATGAACCGAAAGGAGCTGGGCGGGAATTCAGGAATGCTGTTTGTGTTCAAACGCAGTGAAACACAATGTATGTGGATGAAAAACACCCTGATTGATCTGGATGTGGCCTTTGCAGACGCCAACGGCAAAATTCTGAATATTGAACAGATGAAAGCAGGTACGACTGACATTCACTGCTCCAGCGGCAACGCCAAACTTGCGCTGGAAATGAACCATGGCTGGTTTTCAACGCGCGGTATTGATGCAGGTGAAAAACTGCATGTGCCAGAGCAGGTCCTGGAAACCAGGGAATAGACCGCAAAAACAAACCCCTCCTTGCGCTGTGAGCACAAGGAGGGGCTGGCGTGTTGAACAGGATTTCGGGGGATTAACCTTCGAAATTCTTCGATGCAAATTCCCAGTTCGCCAGGTTCCAGAAGGTTTCAATGTACTTGGGGCGAGCGTTGCGGTAATCGATATAGTAGGCGTGTTCCCACAGGTCGCAGGTCAACAAAGGCTTGTCCTGAGTGGTCAAGGGTGTGGCTGCGTTGCTCGTGTTAACGATATCCACTGAACCGTCGGCTTTTTTCACAAGCCATGTCCAGCTAGAACCAAAGTTACCAATCGCGCTTTTGGTAAAGGCTTCCTTGAACGCATCAAAGCTGCCAAATTTGGCATTGATGGCGTCGGCCAACTTGCCAGTGGGTGCACCACCACCATTGGGTGACAGGCAGTGCCAGTAGAACGTGTGGTTCCAGATCTGTGCCGCGTTGTTGAATACACCACCGGTTGACTTCTTGACGATGTCTTCCAGGCTGGAGCTTTCAAACTCGGTGCCTTTTACCAGATTGTTCAGGTTGGTCACATAAGCAGCGTGGTGCTTGCCGTAGTGGTACTCCAGTGTTTCTTTGGAAATATGGGGAGCCAGCGCGTCCATCGCGTAGGGCAATTCGGGCAGTGTATGTTGCATATCAGTATCCTCTCTCACTTCAATCAATACGAAAACTTCAGCTTGGGGCAAAACCCCACATTTCAACCCCTCTGATTCTATCTTGAATTTTTGACGTCCTCGTTGAACGGTCCACGCAGCTCAGTTTTCTCGCGCACATTCACCAAAATTTCACCGTCCGCCACTGTGGCTCGCAAGGCATCGCCAGTTTGCACATCCAGCACAGAGCGAACAACTGCGTTTCCGTGCTGTGGCTGCAAAAAGGCATAGCCACGCTCCAGCGTTCTTTGGGGGGAGACGGCCTCAACCACAGAGCCAAGACGGTCCACGCGAGAATCCGATGCGGCAATGTTGCGCCGCTGCGCAGCCATTAGCCCACTTTCAAGAAGCTGGGCACTTCGATTGGCTGAGTTTTGAGCTGCATTCATTTCAAGCGACACGGATTCCCACAACACCTGAATTGAATTGGTTTGTTGTGCAAGGCCTCGCTCGACAAGGCGCGGCAGGCGGCCATTTGCGGTACTCAAACGAGATTCAAGGGTGTTCAGATAAGCAGTAGGGGTCAGCAAACCTAGTTCAGCCCGATCCACCCGTTGAACAAGCATTTGGGCTCGGTGACGTAAAGCCTTGCGCAAGCCCACATGCAAACTTTGAATCTCGGACAGCAGTTCACTGGTGGGCCGGCTGATCAATTCGGCAGCTGCGGTCGGCGTGGCGGCGCGAAGGTCTGCGGCAAATTCAGCCAGGGTCACATCCGTTTCGTGCCCCACGCCAACCACGATGGGGGTTTTGCAAGCGGCCACTGCACGCACAACCGCTTCTACGTTGAAACTCCACAGATCCTCTAGACTGCCACCTCCGCGGCAAAGCACCAGCGCCTCGTGGCCTGCTGAATCGGCTTTGCGAAGGGCCTCAATAATTTGTGCTGCGGCCTGTTCGCCCTGCACCGCGGTGTGGTAAACCGAGTACTCCACATGGGGCGCGCGCCTTGCCAAGGCCTGTTTTACATCAGCAAGTGCAGCGGCTTGCAGTGAAGTGATCACCCCGAGATTAAAAACCACCGAAGGCAGTGGGCGCTTGCGGGCAGAATCGAACAACCCCTCCTGAGTCAATTTGGTTTTCAGTTGCAGGTACTGTTCATGCAGATTGCCTTGCCCGGCCTTTTTCATGACATCAATGATCAACTGCAACTCGCCACGCTGTTCATACATGGCCAGTTGCGCAAGCACTTCAACTTTGTCGCCCACCGCCGGGAAAAAACCTGCGAGAACATTGCGTTGGCGAAACATAACCGCCTTCAGTTGTGCAGATTCGTCCTTCAGGGCCAAATACCAATGCCCGGAGGAGGCACGGGTAAAAGACGCCACCTCACCCTGAATCCGGATGGAGCCAAATTCATTTCGGAGGTGATCATTCAGGTGCCTGGCGAGCTGGCTGACCGAGAAAACCGTTTTTAAGTCAATCATTTATAGACCAAATTGGCTAAAAAACCAGAACATTTCCACATGCGCTAACAAAAAGCTACTTTCTGTGCAACATGGCTGAAATACAAGAAAATAAACTCAAGCGACTGATTACAAAGGAAAAATACAACAAAATACGATACACAAAAAGTTCATTTTTCTCACAAGCGACTGATTATTCGAAAATTTGGGGGGCTTTTCCCCAAAGTTATCCACAATGAACAAATATGTCGGCTTTTGTGTAATTTGTGTAATGTTGGTTTTTTCGCTAGAGTCCTTGTCTTACTGAATAGGAGTCTACTTGTGTGGTCAATCATTTCTGCGGCGGGCTGGCCAATTTGGCCTTTGATTTTTGGCTCGGTGGTCGCGTTGGCAATCGTGCTTGAGCGCGTTTGGGCCTTGCGAAAAAAAGACTTGATCCCGGAAAACCTGGTGGCCGATGTGTGCAAAACACTGCCTCAGTTCAAAGACCGGCAAAACATTGCCCGTCTGGAATCACACAGTGCGCTCGGAAGCTTGATGGCTGCTGGGCTGTCTGCGTTCTACAAGAACGAGGACATAGAAACCGCGATGCAGGACAAATCCGTCGGCATTCAAAACGCACTTGAAAAACACCTTGACGTGCTGTCCATGATCGCCAGTGCCGCGCCTTTGATGGGTTTGCTAGGAACGGTCATCGGCATGATCGAGATTTTTGCAGTTCAAGGCTCTGGTGCCCAGACGCCCGAAGCGATTGCCGCCGGCATCGCAGTAGCTCTTTACAACACGGCATTCGGCTTGATTGTTGCGATACCGGCCCTGGTCGCCTATCGACTGTTCCGGATCCGTATCAACGGCCTGCTCGAGGAC
Coding sequences within:
- the xseA gene encoding exodeoxyribonuclease VII large subunit yields the protein MIDLKTVFSVSQLARHLNDHLRNEFGSIRIQGEVASFTRASSGHWYLALKDESAQLKAVMFRQRNVLAGFFPAVGDKVEVLAQLAMYEQRGELQLIIDVMKKAGQGNLHEQYLQLKTKLTQEGLFDSARKRPLPSVVFNLGVITSLQAAALADVKQALARRAPHVEYSVYHTAVQGEQAAAQIIEALRKADSAGHEALVLCRGGGSLEDLWSFNVEAVVRAVAACKTPIVVGVGHETDVTLAEFAADLRAATPTAAAELISRPTSELLSEIQSLHVGLRKALRHRAQMLVQRVDRAELGLLTPTAYLNTLESRLSTANGRLPRLVERGLAQQTNSIQVLWESVSLEMNAAQNSANRSAQLLESGLMAAQRRNIAASDSRVDRLGSVVEAVSPQRTLERGYAFLQPQHGNAVVRSVLDVQTGDALRATVADGEILVNVREKTELRGPFNEDVKNSR
- the sodB gene encoding superoxide dismutase [Fe], with protein sequence MQHTLPELPYAMDALAPHISKETLEYHYGKHHAAYVTNLNNLVKGTEFESSSLEDIVKKSTGGVFNNAAQIWNHTFYWHCLSPNGGGAPTGKLADAINAKFGSFDAFKEAFTKSAIGNFGSSWTWLVKKADGSVDIVNTSNAATPLTTQDKPLLTCDLWEHAYYIDYRNARPKYIETFWNLANWEFASKNFEG
- a CDS encoding DUF192 domain-containing protein, which gives rise to MHFDHINKYCTTFRLTLVTAALGLAACISNAAGPAQSQLPTLQIRVGQHDVKAELANTDLSRQIGLMNRKELGGNSGMLFVFKRSETQCMWMKNTLIDLDVAFADANGKILNIEQMKAGTTDIHCSSGNAKLALEMNHGWFSTRGIDAGEKLHVPEQVLETRE
- a CDS encoding MotA/TolQ/ExbB proton channel family protein — encoded protein: MWSIISAAGWPIWPLIFGSVVALAIVLERVWALRKKDLIPENLVADVCKTLPQFKDRQNIARLESHSALGSLMAAGLSAFYKNEDIETAMQDKSVGIQNALEKHLDVLSMIASAAPLMGLLGTVIGMIEIFAVQGSGAQTPEAIAAGIAVALYNTAFGLIVAIPALVAYRLFRIRINGLLEDMGNSLKPFEDLLKQHTNSCKAG
- the icd gene encoding NADP-dependent isocitrate dehydrogenase — encoded protein: MYQHIKVPSVGEKITVNSDYSLNVPDQPIIPYIEGDGTGFDITPVMIDVVDAAVAKAYGGKRKISWMEIYAGEKSTKVYGPDVWLPEETLEVLKEYVVSVKGPLTTPVGGGIRSINVALRQQLDLYVCLRPVRYFAGVPSPVKEPHKTDMVIFRENSEDIYAGIEYEAETDKAKKLIKFLREEMGVSKIRFPETSGIGIKPISKEGTERLFRKAVQYAIDNKKPSVTIVHKGNIMKYTEGAFAAWSYALAKNEFGAELLDGGPWMKIKAAHGDIVIKDVIADAFLQQILLRPAEYSVIATMNLNGDYISDALAAQVGGIGIAPGANLSDSIAMFEATHGTAPKYAGKDYVNPGSQILSAEMMLRHMGWVEAADLIITSMEKSITSKKVTYDFARLMDGATQVSCSGFGQVMIDHM